A genome region from Bufo gargarizans isolate SCDJY-AF-19 chromosome 2, ASM1485885v1, whole genome shotgun sequence includes the following:
- the TMEM88 gene encoding transmembrane protein 88, translating into MGEDTSTLPPPYTPAPPVPREPLDCWACAVLITAHNLLVGAANLGIFIVMCGGALVPSAVMLLYGFLCHPRFRKPKETLCPAMLTPAACVSLLVFGVLLVLPFLILGLAGYARIVRCFQLSSCFLPYSRAMYQGTPPQRPSANESPKDGKAWV; encoded by the exons ATGGGAGAAGATACCTCTACTCTGCCACCACCATATACGCCTGCACCCCCAGTACCCCGGGAGCCCTTGGACTGCTGGGCATGTGCCGTGCTGATCACTGCCCACAACCTGTTGGTGGGAGCCGCCAATCTGGGGATCTTCATCGTGATGTGCGGAGGAGCTCTGGTGCCATCTGCTGTCATGCTTCTCTATGGGTTCCTGTGCCACCCGCGG TTCCGCAAGCCTAAAGAGACGCTGTGCCCGGCGATGCTGACCCCGGCCGCCTGCGTGTCTCTGCTGGTCTTCGGGGTCCTGTTGGTCTTGCCCTTCCTGATCCTTGGATTGGCCGGTTACGCTCGGATCGTACGCTGCTTCCAGCTCAGCTCCTGCTTCCTGCCCTACAGCCGCGCCATGTATCAGGGAACCCCACCCCAAAGACCCTCGGCCAACGAGAGCCCCAAGGATGGCAAGGCCTGGGTATGA
- the NAA38 gene encoding N-alpha-acetyltransferase 38, NatC auxiliary subunit, with translation MLGDVVFSFFPVSLCGGVMAAVLEENGCSPPAGDSDVEAGDGARQKLESLLNRNMRIEMTDGRSLIGCFLCTDRDCNVILGSAQEFLRPSDSFPVREPRVLGLAMVPGHHIVSIQVELESVTSPQYL, from the exons ATGTTGGGAGATGTAGTCTTTTCTTTCTTCCCCGTCAGCCTGTGCGGAGGAGTTATGGCCGCTGTACTGGAGGAGAATGGCTGCAGCCCTCCGGCCGGG GACTCGGACGTGGAGGCGGGTGACGGCGCCCGGCAGAAGCTGGAGTCTCTGCTGAACCGGAACATGCGCATTGAGATGACGGACGGCCGCTCGCTCATCGGCTGCTTCCTGTGCACCGACCGAGACTGCAACGTCATCCTGGGCTCCGCGCAGGAGTTCCTCCGACCCTCAG ACTCGTTCCCTGTGCGAGAGCCGCGCGTCCTGGGCCTGGCCATGGTCCCCGGTCACCACATCGTGTCCATACAGGTGGAGCTGGAGAGCGTCACTTCCCCCCAGTACCTGTGA
- the LOC122929351 gene encoding cytochrome b5 domain-containing protein 1 produces MSPARASYYTPREVSRHCTINDLWVSFLGRVYDLTALAKEHRGDILLKPIIEAAGKDISHWFSVKTGEIKTHIDPQTGCLKYYTPQGRFLHVPPSFPCSDWDTDFGRPWWRDPSYEVGILSSKTRILRIINTLTSQEQILEVCSEETIWEILARYLPYNAHAASYTWKYCGVPLNMEQTLEENGLQDEDEEFEELKIDCDSYTASLHLYFNDDLTQL; encoded by the exons ATGAGTCCCGCCAGAGCGTCGTATTATACACCCCGGGAGGTCTCCCGGCACTGCACGATCAACGACCTGTGGGTGTCCTTCCTGGGCCGGGTCTACGACCTCACCGCCCTAGCCAAGGAGCACCGAG gtgacattttactgaAGCCGATCATCGAGGCGGCAGGAAAAGACATCAGTCACTGGTTCAGTGTGAAGACTGGAGAG ATTAAGACCCACATAGACCCACAAACTGGCTGCTTGAAATACTACACACCTCAGGGACGTTTTCTTCACGTGCCGCCCTCCTTCCCCTGTTCAGATTGGGACACTGATTTTGGACGCCCCTGGTGGCGAGACCCCTCTTATGAGGTCGGCATCTTGTCATCCAAAACCAGGATCCTCCGAATCATCAACACATTGACATCCCAAGAGCAAATTCTCGAG GTGTGTTCGGAGGAGACGATATGGGAGATCCTGGCCCGGTATTTGCCGTACAACGCCCACGCTGCCAGTTACACCTGGAAATATTGTGGGGTTCCGCTGAACATGGAGCAGACGCTGGAGGAGAACGGGCTCCAGGATGAAGATGAAGAGTTTGAGGAGCTGAAGATCGATTGTGACTCTTATACGGCGAGTCTACACTTGTACTTCAATGATGATCTGACACAACTGTGA